In the genome of Deltaproteobacteria bacterium, the window GCCGTCGATCTCGATTCGCCACTCGCTCGGGCGATCGCCGGTGAGCACGAGATTGGCCACGCCGCGCATCCCGCGCATCTCCGCCTCGCCGCGCGCATCGACCGGCACACCCCCGCGGACCGCGGACACCGCCGACGCGGCGCCGAACAGCAGCCGCGTGCCCGGACTGGCCGCCGCCGCGGGCGCGCCCGCGAGCGCGCGCAACACCTGGCCGGTGGTGTCGTAGCGGGGCCGCCAGCGCAGCTCGCGGCGAGCCTTGGCGGTCGACACGACGATCGGGTAGCGGCTTCCCGCGCGCAGCCACACCGGGTTGATGTCGGTGAGGTGCAGGCGGTACGCGACGTCCGCCGCCCCCGTGACGCCGGGCGGCAGCGGCACCGGCCACTTGCCCATGTGGCGCGGCCAGTCGCGCACCGGCAGCGGCTCGTCGGTGGCGATGTTGTAGGCGCCGCGCGCACGCCGGCACAGCGCGAGCCAGAACGCATCGACGACGTCGTCCTCGTGTGTCACGTGCACGGGCACGGGTTCGGCGCGCGCCGGGTAGGCGAACAGGCGGCGGCGAAACCGGTCGAGGCTGCGCCGCCCGCGCGGCCCGAGGAAGATCGACGGGCGCAGGCGCGCGATCGCGACCGCCGGATGGCGCGCCTCGAGGTCGTCGAGCAGGCGCTCGCACGCGGCCTTGGTGCGCGCGTAGTAGAAGTCGTCGTTGCCGCGGCACGGCGCGTCCTCGGTCAACGGGCCGGCCGCGTTGTCGGGGTGGAACCCGTAGGCGGCGATGCTCGACGCGTACACGAGCTGGCCGGCGCCGGCCGCGATGGCGGCGTCGGCGACGTTGCGCGTGCCGCCGACGTTGACCGCCTCGACCAGCGCCTCGTCGCGCGGCGCGCGTTCGACGATGAACGCGAGGTGCACCACCGCATCGCAGCCGCGCAGCGCGCCGGCGATCGCGGGGTCGCGCACGTCGCACACCACCGCGCGGACCTTCGAACTCGGATAGACGGCCGGCACGCGATCGATCGCGACCACCGCCTCGACCTGGGGCTCGCGCGCGAGCCGATCGACGAGCAGCCGCCCGAGGCTGCCGGCCGCGCCGGTCACCGCGATGCGCGCCGGCGCGGTCATGCGGCGAACTCCCGCGGATCGAACCGGCCGCGCCCGGACAGGCGCGACAGCGCGTCGAGCAGCATCCGCTGGCCGCGCAGGCCCATGCGGAAGGTCGGCACGTCGAGCGCGTGCGGCGCCTTCTTCGGCACGGCGCGCACGCGGCGCAGGTACTTGCCCATCGTCTCGGGGCGCAGCGTCGCCTCGCGGATCGACGGCATCGCGAGGTCGGTGGCGGCAAAGCCGACGACGAACGTCAACAGGGCGCGTGCCAGCCGCAGCCGGGCCACCGCGCGCTCGACCAGGGTTCGGTCGCGCCCGTGCCGCTCGCGGAACAGATCGTCGACCGTGCGTCCCGCGCAGGCCGCCCCCTTTTTGTCCAGCAGCCAGTAGTCCATCGCCAGATGGCGCGACTCGTCAATGTCGATGCGGCGGAACACCTCCGCCTGCAGAGGATCGTCGGTGCTGGCTTTGAGCGCCGGGATGAGCAGCGAGTCGAGCGCCAGTTCGAACAGCACGATGGTCGCGGTCGACAGCTCGTACAGGCTCACG includes:
- a CDS encoding NAD-dependent epimerase/dehydratase family protein; its protein translation is MTAPARIAVTGAAGSLGRLLVDRLAREPQVEAVVAIDRVPAVYPSSKVRAVVCDVRDPAIAGALRGCDAVVHLAFIVERAPRDEALVEAVNVGGTRNVADAAIAAGAGQLVYASSIAAYGFHPDNAAGPLTEDAPCRGNDDFYYARTKAACERLLDDLEARHPAVAIARLRPSIFLGPRGRRSLDRFRRRLFAYPARAEPVPVHVTHEDDVVDAFWLALCRRARGAYNIATDEPLPVRDWPRHMGKWPVPLPPGVTGAADVAYRLHLTDINPVWLRAGSRYPIVVSTAKARRELRWRPRYDTTGQVLRALAGAPAAAASPGTRLLFGAASAVSAVRGGVPVDARGEAEMRGMRGVANLVLTGDRPSEWRIEIDGGRVAVRPGIHPEADATIAIAESDFTRMLAGQLDYAKAAMTGRVRVRGDSGYNFLVGGIVGAFRRARRGGPAARAFVNLVLRANGAAEARLGG